The Xanthomonas sontii genome contains a region encoding:
- a CDS encoding replicative DNA helicase, whose translation MSARPGYRGDRKSERSERSEPRLDQLRVPPHSIEAEQAVLGGLMLAPDAYDRVNDQLTENDFYRRDHQLIYRAIRELAEKGRPFDAVTLGEWFESQGKLEMVGDGAYLIELASTTPSAANIVAYAEIVRDKAVLRQLIEVGTTIVNDGFQPEGRESSELLASAEKAVFQIAEAGARGRSDFVAMPGALKDAFEELRNRFENGGNITGLPTGYNDFDAMTAGLQPTDLIILAARPAMGKTTFALNIAEYAAIKSKKAVAVFSMEMSASQLAMRLISSNGRINAQRLRTGQLEDEDWARVTGAIKMLKETKIFIDDTPGVSPEVLRSKARRLKREHDLGLIVIDYLQLMSVPGNSENRATEISEISRSLKGLAKELGVPVIALSQLNRSLETRTDKRPVMADLRESGAIEQDADMIVFIYRDDYYNKENSPDKGLAEIIIGKHRGGPTGSCKLKFFGEYTRFDNLAHDSVGAFE comes from the coding sequence ATGTCCGCCCGTCCTGGCTACCGCGGCGATCGCAAAAGCGAGCGCAGCGAACGCAGCGAGCCGCGTCTCGACCAGTTGCGCGTGCCGCCGCACTCGATCGAGGCCGAACAGGCCGTGCTCGGCGGCCTGATGCTCGCGCCGGACGCCTACGACCGTGTCAACGACCAGCTCACCGAGAACGATTTCTACCGGCGCGATCATCAGTTGATCTACCGCGCGATCCGCGAGCTGGCCGAGAAGGGACGCCCGTTCGATGCGGTGACCCTGGGCGAGTGGTTCGAATCGCAGGGCAAGCTGGAGATGGTCGGCGATGGCGCCTACCTGATCGAATTGGCCAGCACCACGCCGTCGGCCGCCAACATCGTCGCCTACGCCGAGATCGTCCGCGACAAGGCGGTGCTGCGGCAGTTGATCGAGGTCGGCACCACCATCGTCAACGACGGTTTCCAGCCGGAAGGGCGCGAGAGTTCGGAACTGCTGGCGTCGGCGGAAAAGGCGGTGTTCCAGATCGCCGAGGCCGGCGCGCGCGGACGCAGCGACTTCGTGGCGATGCCCGGCGCGTTGAAGGACGCGTTCGAGGAACTGCGCAACCGCTTCGAGAACGGCGGCAACATCACCGGCTTGCCGACCGGCTACAACGACTTCGACGCGATGACCGCCGGCCTGCAGCCGACCGACCTGATCATCCTCGCCGCGCGTCCGGCGATGGGCAAGACCACCTTCGCGCTGAACATCGCCGAGTACGCGGCGATCAAGTCGAAGAAGGCGGTGGCGGTGTTCTCGATGGAAATGTCGGCCTCGCAGCTGGCGATGCGCCTGATCTCCTCCAACGGCCGCATCAACGCGCAGCGCCTGCGCACCGGCCAGCTCGAGGACGAGGACTGGGCGCGGGTCACCGGTGCGATCAAGATGCTCAAGGAGACCAAGATCTTCATCGACGACACGCCGGGCGTGTCGCCGGAAGTGCTGCGCTCCAAGGCGCGCCGGCTCAAGCGCGAGCACGACCTGGGCCTGATCGTGATCGACTACCTGCAGCTGATGTCGGTGCCCGGCAACAGCGAGAACCGCGCCACCGAGATTTCGGAGATCTCGCGCTCGCTCAAGGGCCTGGCCAAGGAGCTGGGGGTGCCGGTGATCGCGTTGTCGCAGCTCAACCGCTCGCTGGAAACCCGCACCGACAAGCGCCCGGTGATGGCCGACCTGCGCGAATCCGGCGCGATCGAGCAGGACGCGGACATGATCGTGTTCATCTACCGCGACGACTACTACAACAAGGAAAATTCGCCGGACAAGGGCCTGGCCGAAATCATCATCGGCAAGCACCGCGGCGGCCCGACCGGGTCGTGCAAGCTCAAGTTCTTCGGCGAATACACCCGCTTCGACAATCTCGCCCACGACTCGGTGGGCGCGTTCGAGTAA
- a CDS encoding deoxyribodipyrimidine photo-lyase: MSYAIVWFRRDLRLHDQPALQAALDAGHTPVPVYLHSPEDEGAWAAGAASRSWLQRSLAALDAQLRACGSRLILRQGPAETALRQVIADCGAVAVYWNRRYEPATQPRDARLKRELREQGLEVHSHNSALLFEPWQLATQQGGPYKVFTPFWRSALSHWQVPALQAAQKALPAPPKDLDSLPLERLGLAPALDWDRGFWEVWQPGEAGAHEALDVFVDGALRDYLDGRDRPDQVGTSRLSPHLHFGEIAPWRIVATLERQRRAATAAAIDGYIRQLGWRDFAHHLLHHFPDTPERNLNPRFERFRWAKPDAATLHAWQRGRTGVPIVDAGLRELWHTGWMHNRVRMIVASYLCKHLRVHWSEGARWFWDTLVDADLANNTLGWQWVAGTGADAAPYFRVFNPVTQAQKFDPKGEYIARWVPELAALPVADRFAPWQAPQRLAHAAPQYPRQPIVDLAAGRDAALAAYRETAAG, encoded by the coding sequence ATGAGCTACGCCATCGTCTGGTTCCGGCGCGACCTGCGCCTGCACGATCAACCTGCCTTGCAGGCCGCTCTGGATGCCGGGCATACGCCGGTGCCGGTGTATCTGCACAGCCCGGAAGACGAGGGCGCATGGGCCGCGGGCGCGGCTTCGCGCAGTTGGCTGCAACGTTCGCTGGCGGCATTGGACGCGCAACTGCGCGCGTGCGGTTCGCGCCTGATCCTGCGCCAGGGCCCGGCCGAGACCGCCTTGCGCCAGGTGATCGCCGACTGCGGCGCGGTGGCGGTGTACTGGAACCGCCGCTACGAGCCGGCCACGCAGCCGCGCGATGCGCGGCTCAAGCGCGAACTGCGCGAGCAGGGCCTGGAGGTGCACAGCCACAACAGCGCGCTGCTGTTCGAACCCTGGCAACTGGCGACGCAGCAGGGCGGCCCGTACAAGGTGTTCACCCCGTTCTGGCGCAGCGCCTTGAGCCATTGGCAGGTGCCCGCGTTGCAGGCCGCGCAGAAGGCGCTGCCAGCGCCGCCCAAGGATCTGGACAGCCTGCCGCTGGAGCGGCTCGGCCTGGCGCCGGCGCTGGACTGGGATCGCGGCTTCTGGGAGGTTTGGCAGCCGGGCGAGGCGGGCGCACACGAGGCGCTGGACGTGTTCGTCGACGGCGCGCTACGCGACTATCTCGATGGCCGCGACCGCCCCGACCAGGTCGGCACCTCGCGGCTGTCGCCGCATCTGCATTTCGGCGAGATCGCGCCATGGCGTATCGTCGCGACGCTGGAACGGCAGCGCCGCGCCGCCACCGCCGCGGCGATCGACGGCTACATCCGCCAACTGGGCTGGCGCGATTTCGCCCACCACCTGCTGCACCATTTCCCGGACACGCCCGAGCGCAACCTCAATCCGCGCTTCGAGCGCTTTCGCTGGGCCAAGCCCGATGCGGCGACATTGCACGCCTGGCAGCGCGGACGCACCGGCGTGCCGATCGTCGATGCCGGCCTGCGCGAGCTGTGGCACACCGGCTGGATGCACAACCGCGTGCGCATGATCGTCGCCAGCTACCTGTGCAAGCACCTGCGCGTGCATTGGTCCGAAGGCGCGCGCTGGTTCTGGGACACCCTGGTCGATGCCGACCTGGCCAACAACACCCTGGGCTGGCAGTGGGTGGCCGGGACCGGCGCCGACGCCGCGCCGTATTTCCGGGTGTTCAATCCGGTGACCCAGGCGCAGAAGTTCGATCCGAAGGGCGAGTACATCGCGCGCTGGGTGCCGGAACTGGCGGCGCTGCCGGTGGCCGACCGCTTTGCGCCCTGGCAGGCGCCGCAGCGGCTGGCGCACGCCGCCCCGCAGTATCCGCGGCAGCCGATCGTGGACCTGGCCGCCGGCCGCGATGCGGCGCTGGCCGCCTATCGCGAGACCGCCGCCGGCTGA
- a CDS encoding wax ester/triacylglycerol synthase family O-acyltransferase yields MATSSARRKPQREPMSRVDTAWLRMDRPTNPMMITGVLMFDEPLTLPALKQLVRKRFLAFPRFLQKPVETATGAYWQRDDDFDLDWHVRLSALPGRGQKKALERFAGQMASTPLDKTKPLWQFHLIERYEGGSALVARIHHSYADGIALVQVLLSLTDTQRTPEPSAQLGRAWLKDDGKEVVRRVGAVDRYLKLGGRMLDKGRAMAQDPNLPQMLAREGGLIGRELVNALLLADDPPTLLRGRLGVSKRVAWAEPLDLDEVKAVGRACDCTVNDVLMATMAGALRDYMLERGERLDGVTLRATVPVNLRPLEHARKLGNHFGLVFLDLPVGEANPVRRLQCVAESMQQLKQSRQAMVVFGLLAAVGMAPAALQSAALDLFSRKATTVATNVPGPQQPLYLAGSRVREMMFWVPQTGSIGVGVSIMSYNHRVHFGLIGDARLIPDPDAVMRRVGAEFEKLLYLALMGDWEQPLRAADAEDLLPSS; encoded by the coding sequence ATGGCCACCAGCTCAGCTCGCCGCAAGCCGCAGCGCGAACCGATGTCGCGCGTGGACACCGCCTGGTTGCGGATGGACCGGCCGACCAATCCCATGATGATCACCGGCGTGCTGATGTTCGACGAGCCGCTGACCCTGCCTGCGCTCAAGCAACTGGTGCGCAAGCGCTTCCTGGCCTTCCCGCGGTTCCTGCAAAAGCCGGTGGAGACCGCCACCGGCGCCTACTGGCAGCGCGACGACGATTTCGATCTGGACTGGCACGTGCGTCTGTCGGCCTTGCCCGGGCGCGGGCAGAAGAAGGCGCTGGAGCGCTTCGCCGGGCAGATGGCCTCCACGCCCTTGGACAAGACCAAGCCGCTGTGGCAGTTCCACCTGATCGAGCGCTACGAAGGCGGCTCGGCGCTGGTGGCGCGCATCCACCACAGCTACGCCGACGGCATCGCGCTGGTGCAGGTGCTGCTGTCGCTGACCGATACCCAGCGCACCCCTGAGCCGTCGGCGCAGCTCGGGCGCGCCTGGCTCAAGGACGACGGCAAGGAGGTGGTGCGCCGGGTCGGCGCGGTGGACCGCTACCTCAAGCTCGGCGGGCGCATGCTCGACAAGGGCCGGGCGATGGCGCAGGACCCGAACCTGCCGCAGATGCTGGCGCGCGAAGGCGGGCTGATCGGCCGCGAACTGGTCAATGCGCTGCTGCTGGCCGACGATCCGCCGACGCTGCTGCGCGGCCGCCTCGGCGTCAGCAAGCGCGTGGCCTGGGCCGAGCCGCTGGACCTGGACGAGGTCAAGGCGGTGGGCCGCGCCTGCGACTGCACGGTCAACGACGTGCTGATGGCGACCATGGCCGGCGCCCTGCGCGACTACATGCTCGAGCGCGGCGAACGCCTGGACGGGGTGACGCTGCGCGCCACCGTGCCGGTCAACCTGCGCCCGCTGGAGCACGCGCGCAAGCTCGGCAACCACTTCGGCCTGGTGTTCCTGGACCTGCCGGTGGGCGAGGCCAATCCGGTGCGGCGCCTGCAGTGCGTGGCCGAGTCGATGCAGCAGCTCAAGCAGTCGCGGCAGGCGATGGTGGTGTTCGGCCTGCTCGCGGCGGTGGGCATGGCGCCGGCGGCGCTGCAGTCGGCGGCGCTGGACCTGTTCAGCCGCAAGGCCACCACCGTGGCGACCAACGTGCCGGGGCCGCAGCAGCCGCTGTACCTGGCCGGCAGCCGCGTGCGCGAGATGATGTTCTGGGTGCCGCAGACCGGCTCGATCGGCGTCGGCGTGTCGATCATGAGCTACAACCACCGCGTGCACTTCGGCCTGATCGGCGATGCGCGGCTGATTCCCGATCCGGACGCGGTGATGCGCCGGGTCGGTGCCGAGTTCGAAAAGCTGCTGTACCTGGCGCTGATGGGCGATTGGGAGCAGCCGCTGCGCGCGGCCGACGCCGAAGACCTGCTGCCGTCTTCCTGA
- a CDS encoding OmpA family protein codes for MKTTTLRGVSVALASALVLSACATGGSYVQRDQYGNPTEQQNRTGRGALIGTAVGVAAGLLSGSSATERRQHAMIGAGIGALSGAAIGNYQDRQERALRERTANTGIDVRRDGDNITLNLPDGITFDFNQSTLKPQFYSALNGVAQTLGEYNQTMIEVVGHTDSIGSDAVNQRLSEQRASSVAAYLTAQGVQPERIQTLGAGKKYPIADNSTEAGRAQNRRVEIRVVPLRASAG; via the coding sequence ATGAAAACGACCACCCTTCGCGGCGTGTCCGTGGCCCTGGCCAGTGCGCTGGTGCTGTCCGCTTGCGCCACCGGCGGCTCCTACGTGCAGCGCGACCAGTACGGCAATCCTACCGAGCAGCAGAACCGCACCGGCCGCGGCGCGCTGATCGGCACCGCGGTCGGCGTGGCCGCCGGCCTGCTCAGCGGCAGCAGCGCCACCGAGCGCCGCCAGCACGCGATGATCGGCGCCGGCATCGGCGCGCTCAGCGGCGCGGCGATCGGCAACTACCAGGATCGGCAGGAACGCGCGCTGCGCGAGCGCACCGCCAACACCGGTATCGACGTGCGCCGCGACGGCGACAACATCACCCTCAATCTGCCCGACGGCATCACCTTCGACTTCAACCAGTCCACGCTCAAGCCGCAGTTCTATTCGGCGCTCAACGGCGTGGCCCAGACCCTGGGCGAATACAACCAGACCATGATCGAGGTGGTCGGCCACACCGACAGCATCGGCAGCGATGCGGTCAACCAGCGTCTGTCCGAACAGCGCGCGTCCTCGGTGGCCGCCTACCTGACCGCGCAGGGCGTGCAGCCCGAGCGCATCCAGACCCTGGGCGCGGGCAAGAAGTACCCGATCGCCGACAACAGCACCGAGGCCGGTCGCGCGCAGAACCGCCGCGTGGAGATCCGCGTGGTGCCGCTGCGCGCCTCGGCCGGCTGA